Within the Periplaneta americana isolate PAMFEO1 chromosome 6, P.americana_PAMFEO1_priV1, whole genome shotgun sequence genome, the region TAAATAATCGATTTttttgaattaattatttaatttatgttatgtaattatatgtaacaaattttacTACACCTTTTCCTGATGTATTTCAGAATACATAATTTGTATGTCAGATAAATCAAAtgcatttcagaaaacatcatttgtaTATCAGGTAAGTctaatgtatttcagaaagcatcaattGGTAGACTATATCAATTGAGTCAATGTATTATATTTCAGAaactgtcaattgtatttcagctcagtcaattatatttcagaaagggtcaattgtatttcagttcagtaaattttatttcagaaagcgTTAACTGTATTTCAGAAatcatcattaattgtatttcagataattgcacaatgaaataacattttaatacagGCACTGATTTCTTAACACATTGATGTTTAAAATTTGACCAGATGGCACTTCCAAATACCTTTGTAAGAATGAAATCCCTTccgaggaaagaaaaaagaacttcagacattataaaattattttattgaaatacctGGTACTTTGTAGTCCAATGAAGCACTACAGTGAAATTTTTTATATTGAATAGATCTTGATCCAGCGAAGTAGATCAATCGGTTGAGGCACTTATCTTCCGGTTTGAAgttgctcgggcgtgggttctattcccgcttgggttattacctggttgggttttttcaagattttccaaaaccgtaaggtgaatgttacGTAATCTAtgttgaatcctcggcctcatctcgccaaataccatatcactatcaccaatttcgtcgacgctaaatgacctactGTAGTAGTCGATCCAGCAtctttaaataaccgactaaaaaagcAGAtcttgtaaatagtaaattgtgtgttcatacttctgaaatgcaatttgctttatctgaaatacaatgacactttctgaaacacaatttacttttattcttaaatactgtacaaatattgttttgtgaaatacaaatgatgttttctgaaatgtaatgtaatatttctgaaatacaaatgacgctctctaaaattaaattgtttaatctgaaatacaaattacgctttttgaaattgaattgattaatctaaaatacaaatgacgctttctgaaattaagttgattaatctgaaatacaaatcacgctttttgaaattaaattgattaatctaaTATACAAATggcgctttctgaaattaaattgattaatctgaaatacaattcacgctttctgaaattaagttgattaatctgaaatacaaatgatgctttctgaaattaaattgattaatttgaaatataaatcacgctttttgaaattaaattgaataatctgAGATAAAAATCATGCTGTTTGGAATTAAACTGACCACTTCTGAAATGCATGTGGAAAAGATGTACtgtttttaattcaaatttacaCTATGTGAACGACATACGAGAGGTAACGTAAGAATCTTTCTTTGCTCTAGGAAGCTTCACTGAGTGAAAGAACAGTCGGAATAGACAGGTAAAGAATCGCTAAGGGGAATATTCAAGAAGGGGGAAGAGTATTTTAAAACACATGTGTGTTATTGTTTGGCCGCAGGGTGGAGTGAAGATGAGGGTCAGGTAGATAGGGTGTTGGGgaacaaagtgcaggtaaagATAAAGAATAATCCAACGGCATAAAAAAGACATGAAGAAACTTATACGTGAGGGTTCTGATGGAAGAATATAAGGGGaataaaactgaaagaaaagtTTCGTTAGAAAAGCTGAAGCAAGCTGAGATGCATTACAGTTGCAAACGAACGTTCGCAGGGTCTTAAAGAGCTACACAAAGTGACGATATTTATCGAAGTTAtctaaaaattttgaatttaaaagctTGAAAATTTTATCAATATGCCGGCACAATTATCTGTAGATTCTAATTTTTCAGAGATCAAAGTTAAAACGGCGTATAATGGAGAATTGATGATAACTTACATCAGTGCTAATACAACCATGGagaaatttttccatgaaataaaaatgatttatCAGTTTCCTGAATGTCAATTGTTTACTGTGAAGTGGATAGACGAAGAAGGAGATCCTTGCACAATTTCCTCGCAGCTGGAACTGGAGGAAGCAATCCGTCTGTATGGCGTCAATAAAGATTCTGAACTTACTATACACGTCTTTCCTAACATACCTCCAGCTCCAGGAATGCCGTGTCAAGGAGAAGATAGAAGCATTTATAGACGTGGAGCAAGACGATGGCGAAAACTGTACCGAGTACATGGACACATTTTTCAACCTAAGCGATTCAACAGAAGAGCTTATTGTGCTGTGTGCTACGATAGAATTTGGGGACTTGGACGCCAAGGGTTTAAGTGTATTCAGTGCAAGATTTTGGTACATAAAAAGtgtcataaattaattaaaaagttcTGTAACGACGGAGAAATacgtaaagaagaaagaaatgaagagacgGATGTTGTTAAGTCTGCCGCAGAACTTTTAAGtgatataaaattattcacaGAACCTTCATTCGATTTTTCTGCACATTCGGTACCAATAGGAGAAGAATGTTACCAAGTACAAGAATCACATGAACAGAGACATTTTTCTATGTCTGACTTCGAGATAATTCGTGTTATAGGACGTGGAAGTTATGCCAAAGTGTTGCTTGTGGAATTAAAACAGACGAAGAGATTGTATGCTATGAAAGTGATTAAGAAGGCACTTGTCAATGATGATGAAGACATCGATTGGGTGCAGACAGAGAAGCATATTTTCGAAACTGTATCAAATCACCCATTCTTAGTGGGTTTACACTCCTGTTTTCAGACTCCCAGCCGACTGCTGTTTATTGTTGAGTTCGTTCGAGGTGGAGATCTGATGTTTCATATGCAGAAACATCGTCGACTATCAGAAAATCACGCACGTTTTTACGCAGCTGAAATTAGCATCGCCCTCAACTTTCTCCACGATAAAGGTGTCATATATCGTGATCTGAAGCTTGATAACGTTCTTCTCGACCACGAGGGCCACATAAAACTTACGGACTACGGTATGTGCAAAGAAGGGATAAAACCAGGTGATACAACTACAACATTCTGTGGAACTCCCAACTACATTGCACCTGAGATCCTTAGAGGAGATGAATACAGTTTTAGTGTTGATTGGTGGGCTCTTGGAGTTCTGTTGTACGAGATGTTGGCTGGTAGAAGCCCGTTTGACATTGTAGGAGTATCTGAAAATCCAGACTTGAATACTGAAGATTATTTGTTCCAAGTGATTTTGGAGAAGACTATAAGAATTCCTCGATCTGTCTCAGTGAAGGCTGGAGCTGTACTAAGAGGCTTCTTAAATAGAAATGTGGCTCACAGATTGGGTTGCAGTAAGGAAAATGGATTCCTGGACATCATGACTCATCCTTTCTTTAGTTCTCTGGACTGGGAATTGTTGGCGTTGAAGCAAGTATCACCTCCGTACGTGCCTCGTTTGCAGTCTGACAGAGATATTACAAATTTCCCAACAGAATTCACGGACGAGCCTGTCATACTGACTCCTGATGACGAAGCTGTGATTGACAAGATTGATCAAACTGAGTTTGAAGGTTTTGAATATGTGAATCCTCTACTCATGACATTGGAAGACATAGTATGATATGTTTCCTGTTGCTCCTCTTTCTCAAATGTATACTAATAAGACATTTGTTCATTATAAGATAATTACGTAAATGTAATTTATCTTTGTTACCGTGATactaatatgtatttacatttaccTTTTTCTCTCTTTGACCCTCGCTTCTCTATTTATATTTTCTCCTGTGTTATcctttatttttgtcatttttacaatttcattcctcttgtatattttctatttttattcctgtaccaaaccttttttttattattcttgctCTTTCCTTTCATTGTgtccttttctttgttttatttttttcatcccaCCTTCTtgtattttttgtgattttttttcctttgtttgatTTTGTGTTTCTCAATATTCATCTACTTCTCATATTTTGTTGATTCTGAATTTAATTCGTTTCTGaaactttcttcaaattcatttgtattttaattaaatataaggTTATATTATATCTTAATTCAATTTCAGCTTAAGATATTAGTgaggttaatatttaaaaaatgtaataacattatttcTATAATGTTTCAAAGCAAATCATTTTTGTActgattaatataggcctacatttgttggAATAAGAAAGGAAAGCAAATCGTACCAATTGACTGTTGTAACAATAGCTGATTTCTTATTATTAAATTGAGAGAATAGTTGTAGCTGTAATGTTAAACGAAGGcttggaaataatttaatatgtaatggtataacttaaaatagaaaatatttactATGTATGGTGACTTGAAACAATCTATATAATTTTCTCAGCACGTACTTCATGAAGGAAATTcagctttaatttttaattaaatattgtaaattgaGAATAGGATAATTGGGTTTgtaatgatttcattttaaatactGGGTATAAGAGGAAAGTCCTGTTGTAGAATTGAGAACAATGAATCGGTACTTCTAGTAAAATTTGCATTATTCTATCTTCTATAGAAGTACAGGTAACGGGGTATAATGTAACAAGAGGAGATAAGGCATTTCAAACTCCCTTAATTGTCAAAATGAGTGAGATAATCATTAGTACATGTGAAGGTACTATTGTTAAATTTCTAAGGTTGTAAACATAAATTTGTGTTTCGCTTTTTGTTGCTGTccaaatatgatatatatatatatatatttgtattctaaTACAGTTCCAGTTCATTTTTTGTGAACTCTGTATGTTACTTTTGCGTGTGTTTTTAACAATGAGGAATCATATTTGTGTGAAtttattatgtactgtaaatcATGAGATTAATTTGCAAATAAATGACTGCATAAAAATAAGTGAGGATGTTATCATTTCAAGTAAAATATTGTTACTCATAGATATAAGTGAagtgtacgagtatattattttattatttactctgtCTATGAAGACGTTGAGGTTATTTTCGCacaaacagaaagtaatcaaTGTAATATTGTATCAGTTGAATGAAACAGTGTTCAGTTATAAAGTTGTATTCTCTGCTGAGAAATGAAGGATAATAAACATTACAGGTGTcacaaaatacgagtataatagaGCGAAACTAAATATACTTGTAAATATACTGGTAATTTAATAcaatgtaaaatgataatattgaACGTAATGTTTTAGTGTAGACCTATAACGATaattataatagtagtagtaataataataataataataataataataataataataataataataataataataacgagctAATAGCAAGGATTTTGCTTTTGGTCGTCTTCCATTTCCTTTCGTTTGAGAATTATGAATAGTTGTTACACACACACTAGTTCAGGAATTTTCTGTTATGTGGTCAGTAGAACTAAAGGTAACTTGAGGTATCACTTAAAGCAATGCAAGGATAAAAGGGAAACGAGGGACAGACACCAATTCCATAAAAAACAAAGACTTTTCCATTTTTCTGTAGGGAATGAATTCGATAGATTTATGCTCGAAACATTAATGGTTGAGCCGTAGTGGGTAATTCATGATTTTGATAGTAGTCACAATaatgggtataataataataatgataataataataataatgataataataataatgataataataataataataaaataataaaataataataataataataacaataataataataataataataataataataatattgttaattataaaattggtatttattttacatagcTCTAATGGCCCGCTTCCGATTCATTTGAAATTATGCAGAGAAATTTATAGACGACAAATTTAATTTCCAGTGCCATTTGGTTTGTTATTAATAATTAACTTACATTATCTACAAGAAACTGTAATTATATGTGGtgaaataaattatgcaaatagtaTAAAGCGAaatatattaaatggataaagtaaCTTATTATAAATGGGATAAATATAATAAGAatacaatttattacaattacaaacaagCATTCTCAAGTGAAGCTTAAGAACTTCTTGCCCTTGCACATAACCAGTTTCTACAGTCCTCTATCCAGAACCGTGTCTTCTGTTCTTCCAACTTTTCATGACTCCCGCATCATCTAGTCACGCCAATTAAGACATTGTATTTCCATATAGTGCAGCATACGAATTTGCAAGGAaagtttaatattgtaaaatttcgtTACATAATGTGATATAAACAAACTATCTGAATCTAAGTCCCCGGGTAagattaaatacatttaatttgttgTACTCTAATATCTTTGCAAGTACATAATTTCCTTCTTTCCTCATAAAATTAAAGTCTTTATTCTTACGTTTTGTTATTCAAGTTAAttggtttaattaattaattaatgtagaaagcgcaataaaataaataaataaataaataaataaataaataaataaataaataaataaataaataaataaataagtagtattAATGGcatgatatgaaatgaaatacaataaatggaatagaaatataaatttcatGGAAAAAAAGAAAGCAATATGCAATAGTATTCGTACAAAGTTgaattaaaatatgacaaaaaatacattagaataaaatgaaatgaaataaaatagtttaAAGTAGCAAGAAATATATCTCTGTAAACATGAGAAAGTAAAATATTGAAGTGTGGTAACatggtaatataaattttatatcagAATGAAATAGAACAAAACTAATTTAGTAGAAAATGTAAAACGAACTAAGGCATAAAACTAGtttcatataatataatggaataaaataaaataaaattagagacAACATGGTAAGTATTGGGACGAGACACTGAATTTGGTGAAGTATTCCACGTGATCTATGAAAGTTTTAGGGATTTTTTCATCTGACTCGCCGACGGAATCCCATATTTCGTAAGGAAGCGGTTTCCAGGAATCTGATCGGTACTTAAGACTAGTGATTAGAGCAAAACTTCAACGGCGGATGCGGATGTCTTATCTGTTGCAGCAGTACCGATACAAAACCCGTCACACTAAGAATCGTGACAGCGAACATAATGTTGCTTGCGGCCTCGAATTAAAAAACTCTTCCCTCTCCACATTTCTCCACTCTGCTCTGTGGgcttcatatttaatttttcataataaaatGACGAATTGCTATAACTCTTATTGTTATCTAAGTGAGCTTTACAATTCTTAGATATTTTTTTGaaattctttaatatttctttttctttcattctgtttTCGGTGAAGTAAAATTCCCTTACTAAATTTGGAAGGGAACGATACAAATTTTTCATGGTTTGTGATAATGACaacgtaatgaaaattggtgGAATTGGGGGAAACAAAACTGCAGTTTCAAGTAAAGTAGAGGGATTTGAACCAAaatatcttaatattttaatttaatagaaaaatctcaattttacaATGAGGTTGCCTTGGATATATCAGTGCAGACATAGATTATCGATTTAAAGGGTCCCGGTCGAAATCCAATATAAGACATCCGCAGTTCCGAAATACAAGAGCTTTCTAAAAGAGCGAGAATATCTCTTGGAAGAAATGGCAGCCGAAGTGTATTGTTGATCACATCATCTCTTTCAGCTTCTAGACCAAGAAAATGCAGAAGCTCTCTCTACCAAGCGCCCCAGTGGTGTGTACAAGGACTTTTACTTCTCTTTTATTCTGACAATGACAATCAACTgacaagtatttaaatatttcatacgtCGTCATTATAACGACTATAGACCTGTTATGTCTTTATTAAATTGAACCagtaattaacttttttatcttatatttttttacaaactcgttttatatattttgttttgttgtgtatttaattaattttattatatgttttaatgtaaggatatattattatttttttcaacatataggagtatgtttccttttccttgttcatgttttataaattatatcaattttatgttcttgaacattgtaattgggctttgcctgttatgttaaaccacaaataaaataaataaatagataaataaataaattaattaattaataaacaaataaataaataaatattttttttttcaattttattatattgcatgTTAATTTATAATTCTTCCTTCTGCATAGAActtccaattattttttatttagaggTAGAAAACTTACTAAGAAATTTGTTATATTGCTTAGATTTTTTTATCCTTCTGTTAGGGTCCAGAATTCAGGAGTATAGAATAGCAATTTGGCTTCTTTCTTGTGTTTTTTGAGGAGTCCTTCTCAATgttaaaatgatgaaaaattcttACTTTATTAAATGTGTTCATTCCGTAGACTATATAGTAAAATATAAGCCTATTCTAATacgaaatatttcttttaacttaTTGTTTTCTAAATATAGAATAGACGTAAGAATGAAATTAATATGATTTATGCTTATTTTTTGTCAGCCTTGAGTTTTTAATGACATTAACAGTAACGCAGCGACAACATCTACAGCTTTTCATAGACTTTGCTTGCTTGAACATTGTTTCACTTGTGGTTAATTCCGtcgtttttttttcacttttatatattttaaataaatgcgTACAATCTGTTATTAGTCACATAACATCTATAGAATTTATCAAAGGGTGGTCTTCATGTTACAAGACTATTTTAATTTACTACTAATAGTTATAATATATTGCATGCTGTTGTGACTTAGAGCCACACTTATATTCTCTTATAATGAGTGTACAGGTTTAGTTTTGCAATGCATACAAGTGCTCACCAAATGTATATCACCTCTGTTCAATTTGCGTTGTTTTTTATTGTCTACCACTCGAAGATGACTTCATATGAGTTGAAAATATTcgtggaaatatatttttaatgtgatGTGACAAGAAAATTTATTCTGTACTTATACACTTTGATAAGTTGCTGACTAAAACTTTAAAACCATTTCTATTATTACTCACTAATCTTGCTGGATTTTCGAGTTTTTCTCTAAATCATCAAAGttgaaaagtttatttgaataaataatggATAATGAAGATTGTGAATGGTACCACGAAACTATCGTTTGTGCACGAGGATTGTTAAGTTTACTGAAGgactttgattttattttctgctgATATTATTCGCTGCAATATTCCCACACTCTGATGTTCTATTTCAAAAAGTAACAGATGTtgtcttttgtaaaacaaaaattcataATTTCAAGGAGTACAAGCAAGGTCTTAGAAATTACTTCGAAGAATTTTGGGAAAGCATGCACGATTTTTCTGATGAAAATTATACTCAATCTTAAAAATCAGGGCTGGATGCAATCCCTAGAGAGGATAAGAAAATTGTGTATAGGCTATTGTTCAATGGAATGCTGCACGTTAtcagaattaatattaattaagagTTTGCTGAAAATTCCAAATTGAAGCTTTTGAATCTGATTGATCATACGCAATTTACCACTTTTGGAAATTCGCTTCctgaagaaatattgttaaatctaAAAGAAAACTATGAAGCCTATTTTGATTTACTGTATTATCAACAGTATAGTCTGTCTCGTTCTATGCACTTTTGTCTTTCGTGTTTTATGTAAACACAGCTAGGCTTTGGCCCGGTAAATATCGTTATAACTTATTCTACAAGGAAATTATAAAGACAAtttgaaaattcaattcaaacattCATCAATAAGCGGCTATTTCCAGAAATGCAACTCCTGCATATAACGAAAGCAGACTACTGTATTTTAACCATTTAAAAATCGCATCCCTAAGTCAAAATGTCACGCGACGCCACTGCTGCtgaggtacttacttacttactggcttataaggaacccggaggttcattaccgccctcacataagcccgccattggtccctatcctgagcaagattaatccagtctctatcatcatatcccacctccctcaaattcattttaatattatcttcccatctacgtctcggcctccccaaaggtatttttccctccgctctcccaactaacagtctatatgcatttctggattcgcccatacgtgctacatgccctgtccatctcaaacgtctggatttaatgttcctaattatgtcagatgaagaattcaatgcttgcagtactgtgttgtgtaactttctccattctcctgtaacttcatccctcttagcaccaaatattttcctaagcaccttattcttaaacattcttaacctttgttcctctctcaaagtgaaagtccaagtttcacaacaataaagaacaaccggtaatataactgttttataaattctaactttctgttttttttgacagcagactggatgataaaagcttctcaaccgaatattaacacgcatttcccatatatattctgtgtttaatttcctcccgagtatcatttatatttgttactgttgctcccaggtatttgaatttttccacctcttcaaaagataaatttccaatttttgtattttcatttcgtacaatattctcttcacgagacataatcatatacccagagaatcagtcccattccgaggattgtttgaaggtttcgtaaaaagctgtttttaacagtgatgggttgttagccattcgcccaacccccaagctggagcaccacccctcatcggctgcccgtgactgcttattcaatatattcacagctaccctccatatctggaggccgtctcctcgatccgcaacctgaggacgcgccatgccgtggtgatagggacccagaATATATGGgctgctgaggtacatcaggaaaaatgcgatatATGCAATCACATTATACGATACTATAAGGAAATGTATCAtttaacgtcgatcgaagttattggattactcaTTTGAGGttagagggaccatcacaaagaaattcgcgcatttttgcaagcagtttggtctaggacaaactcttgtcactgaagtatctctcTCTGCAGTGAAAGGATCTATAAGAATTCTAAGAAACCGTCTGTACACTTGAATAGACTGACTTTTTCTTATGGGGATCTGCTCATTCTTAAGTTGGGTCCTGCAACTAGTGCTGAATATACGACTGCGATTACCTGATAATGACATATTGTGGAACATTGATGTTTCTACTAGTACGGTATTAATGATGATTTGTTTaatgtttagttatttataattgtattgttttcttcttttctcaacTGGTTTTTCTTTTCCGTTACATTtgcttactttttatttttaaataataattttatggtaAATTTTGTCTTTTAGACAGCCTCCAGTTGGAGGAAGCAGAATAAATAAAGTTTGTtgtgaataataattacagttttaatattaaagagATCGCTTTTCTACGTGTAAGGATCTGAACAATAATATTAATGGGGATCGTTATATGCACGTGTATATTTGCCTGAATATTAATatcataatttgtttcttttataacATGGCGCAGTTGCCAACTTATCGTGGAGTTCAACAAACCCGCTCCGTTTACACTTGAAGGTAATGTGgcacaaaattttaaagaaaaatattttaacttattttactgCTATTGAAACACCAAGAAGTCACAAGAAATTCAAGATACTTGACTAaaaatttattaggaccataagtaattttatgaagtTACATCACTCAATATCTAATGAATCGATAGTTGTACAAACTATATTAATCGAAAAGCAAATTTTACAGCAgaaacattaaacaattttttaactaaACTATGAATGCATGGGTGTCTTGAATTGGTGCAGTATTAGCATTCCATATTGGGCAACCTTAAGcatacaatttttattgtatttttctgaaatttttttagtTCTTTGGACTCGTATTGTTATtggattttaaagaaaaaaattgttgaaaatgaataCTATCAATTGTGTGGTCAGACGTCCGGATTTAATCCGGAGAGGTTACATTTTATTAGCTTTGTTCGGGTGTCCGAAATGGACTCTGTCCGAACGCCCTTTTATCCGGATTTCAGATAAATTGCACTTTAAATAGAAATATGCataataatgttatatttataaCACGGATCTGcttttttaaaagaaacaatatgatgtGAAAATCGTTTGCTTCAGAATGTGGCTGTAAAAATGATCAGACCTATCTGTACCTAGGCGATGAACATCGTAATAGTATAGGATTTTTCTTTCGCGCAAATTCGATTCTCTGTTAAATTCGTCTGGTCTGCAGTGTTTCCCACTGTGCCGGAATTACACTCTGCATAGAAAAAATTTGAACATAGTCTTCTTCTTAGTTATATTTCTGCTTGGCAACTATGCCAGCCTAGCATTGCTAGTTTTAGAATAAATGTCAACTAACGTTAATCCGGTTCCACTATTCAAAGACTGCTCCCTTGACGTTATTCTCGCGTTGTTTACGGTGtaagtttttcttgtttttcctgtgttttgtgtaTTATTTAGTGAATTTACAACACTTTTGTAGTTCAGCATAAAAATGCCAAAAAGGAACTGTATAGTCCAGGACAAGAGGTTTGAGGGGATGGAATGTCTGAAAAAAAATGTAGTTGAGCTATTAGTGAAACCCGCATGTTTTGTACATTTTACAAATGTTATGTTCATTGTTCAAGGGTAAAGATGACATAACCCATCACTTACAGACACAAAACATGAACTGAACAGATGTTGCGCTGTTTCTAGCTCATGCATTGATTCCTTTTTGAAGCCAACTGCTTCAACCCTTGATGATGACACAGTAGCATTAGAATAAAATTGACATTGTTATATCATCCTGTTAAACATCACCTTTTTTCCCCAAGTTTAGATTGCACAGTCAGACTAAATAAGGTTTTCAAAATTCTAAGATAGCTACAGAAATGTCCCAAGGAAGGAGCAAGGCAGTTTATCAGAATGCCTTAGTCCACCCTAAGTTTTGAATCTAAGAACTGAAATTGTTAATATCAAAtattatttctcagtggcaactTATACAAGCAACAGGGGTAACATCAAATATTTCCCTATTTTACTCCAGTACTTCAGCTTACATAATGGGATGAAAACTTGCCTtcatgatttttatgaaaatagtaATGAGTTTTCTGAAGTCATAGCTCATGACATATTGAAGAAAATTGAATACAATAAGTTGAATGTTGCAAGAATGCCTTCGTACTCAGCAGAAAATAACTCAGTTGATTATGACAAACACTATAGTGTCTTTGAAAAGGTGAAGGAGAAGAAACCTGATCTCGTGAAAGCCGACTGTCTGGCCCATGTTTTGCACAACTGCTCCAGCCTATGGGTGTATGAAACTGATTATTGATATTGAAAACCTCATCCTAAAGATGAGCACTTGAATACATCAAGCAAGGCTATAACACTGATAATATAAAAGAAAGGAAAGTGTAAAGTGATGCCAGCGCCATAAACATAGGTAGCTGCTGCCGATTTCCACTTGTTGAATAAACAACATGAGTCCAGGAC harbors:
- the LOC138702211 gene encoding atypical protein kinase C-like; the protein is MPAQLSVDSNFSEIKVKTAYNGELMITYISANTTMEKFFHEIKMIYQFPECQLFTVKWIDEEGDPCTISSQLELEEAIRLYGVNKDSELTIHVFPNIPPAPGMPCQGEDRSIYRRGARRWRKLYRVHGHIFQPKRFNRRAYCAVCYDRIWGLGRQGFKCIQCKILVHKKCHKLIKKFCNDGEIRKEERNEETDVVKSAAELLSDIKLFTEPSFDFSAHSVPIGEECYQVQESHEQRHFSMSDFEIIRVIGRGSYAKVLLVELKQTKRLYAMKVIKKALVNDDEDIDWVQTEKHIFETVSNHPFLVGLHSCFQTPSRLLFIVEFVRGGDLMFHMQKHRRLSENHARFYAAEISIALNFLHDKGVIYRDLKLDNVLLDHEGHIKLTDYGMCKEGIKPGDTTTTFCGTPNYIAPEILRGDEYSFSVDWWALGVLLYEMLAGRSPFDIVGVSENPDLNTEDYLFQVILEKTIRIPRSVSVKAGAVLRGFLNRNVAHRLGCSKENGFLDIMTHPFFSSLDWELLALKQVSPPYVPRLQSDRDITNFPTEFTDEPVILTPDDEAVIDKIDQTEFEGFEYVNPLLMTLEDIV